A genomic window from Chitinophaga pollutisoli includes:
- a CDS encoding MFS transporter, translating to MFDKTISLYKSAYGGIPRKVWLLATVLLINRAGAMVIPFLTLYLTTQLHFSLEQAGIVMTVYGVGSILGALLGGKLSDTIGFHPVQFWSLVLHGGMFVVLGQMHTFVQFAGAVFVLGLVGDAFRPANFAAVAHYSDAGSRLRSYSLLRLASNLGWAVGPAVGGMIAYLSYDLLFYFDATSCLLAALLLKLFLRPGKTADSIVHKAPGTGSVTSAYRDKLYLFFILLVAFNAVCLFQMFNIVPVYLKTVVRMPENLIGLAISFNGVIIALVEMILVFKLENRRANEYYICIGALFMGLAYIVFNFFPPVAAVAFIHIVLFSIAEMLTLPFMNNIWIHRAQAHNRGQYAALYTVAFSAATILAPTLGAFGVENFGYGKWWYAVGGISMLTFIGFYWLLVRKSFSRTAETPAQPAPGAILAQEA from the coding sequence ATGTTCGACAAGACAATTTCCCTATATAAAAGCGCTTACGGTGGAATTCCCCGGAAAGTGTGGCTGCTGGCGACTGTGCTGCTGATCAACCGCGCCGGGGCCATGGTGATCCCTTTCCTTACATTGTATCTCACCACGCAGCTCCATTTTTCACTGGAACAGGCGGGGATCGTGATGACGGTGTACGGAGTAGGATCTATCCTGGGCGCGCTGCTGGGCGGGAAATTGTCGGATACCATCGGTTTCCACCCGGTGCAGTTCTGGAGCCTGGTGTTGCATGGGGGGATGTTCGTGGTACTGGGGCAGATGCATACTTTCGTTCAGTTCGCGGGAGCGGTTTTTGTGCTGGGGCTTGTGGGCGACGCGTTCCGGCCCGCCAACTTCGCGGCCGTGGCGCATTACAGCGACGCGGGATCGCGCCTGCGCTCGTATTCGCTGCTCCGCCTGGCGTCGAACCTGGGTTGGGCGGTGGGGCCTGCGGTGGGAGGGATGATCGCTTATCTGAGCTACGACCTGCTTTTCTATTTCGACGCCACATCCTGCTTGCTGGCGGCGCTGTTGCTGAAGTTGTTCCTGCGTCCGGGCAAAACGGCGGACAGTATCGTTCATAAAGCCCCCGGGACCGGGAGCGTCACTTCCGCTTACCGCGACAAACTATATTTATTCTTCATCCTGCTCGTCGCTTTCAACGCCGTCTGCCTTTTCCAGATGTTCAATATCGTGCCGGTGTACCTGAAAACGGTGGTGCGTATGCCGGAGAACCTCATCGGCCTGGCGATTTCTTTCAACGGGGTAATTATCGCGCTGGTGGAGATGATCCTGGTTTTTAAGCTGGAGAACCGCCGCGCCAACGAGTACTATATCTGCATCGGCGCCCTTTTCATGGGGCTGGCTTATATCGTTTTCAACTTCTTTCCGCCGGTGGCCGCCGTGGCGTTCATCCATATCGTCCTGTTTTCCATTGCGGAAATGCTGACGCTGCCATTCATGAACAACATCTGGATCCACCGGGCGCAGGCCCACAACCGCGGCCAGTACGCAGCATTGTACACGGTCGCCTTCTCCGCAGCGACCATCCTGGCGCCCACGCTGGGCGCATTCGGGGTGGAGAACTTCGGGTATGGCAAATGGTGGTACGCCGTGGGCGGTATCAGCATGCTGACGTTCATCGGTTTCTACTGGCTGCTGGTGCGCAAATCTTTCTCCAGGACCGCCGAAACGCCCGCGCAGCCTGCGCCTGGGGCCATACTGGCGCAGGAAGCGTAA
- the ccsA gene encoding cytochrome c biogenesis protein CcsA: protein MESIKYNGEHLLPGQLGHLFSILAFVASLVSVVAYFISVRQTDELKKASWAKIGRWAFYTQAFSVFAVFATLYYIISNHLFEYKYAWQHSDRDLEVKYLLSCFWEGQEGSFLLWSVWHSVLGIILVNTSKSWEAPVMAVLAFSQVCLGSMLIGIYVFDYKVGSNPFLLIRQEDPSLPIFNNPDYMQFKQFMDGNGLNALLKNYWMVIHPPVLFLGFAATIVPFAYGVAGLWTRRYTEWVKPALPWALFAGMVLGVGIMMGAAWAYESLTFGGYWAWDPVENASMVPWLTLVAGIHTMLAFRHSGHALKSSFFFVIISFVFILYSTFLTRSGILGQTSVHSFTDLGMSGQLLVFMGIFTIPALWMLVARGKQIPQMKKEESTYSREFWMFVGALVLLVSALHVTFFTSIPVWNKLLDLSGLRKLFNLEEFAPPTDVMLHYNKVQIWLAIIIALLTAITQFMKYKDTPKGVLAKKLAWPTLISIAIAVLIGWTGRIFFTDYGAGFLLGVYLMLFACVYSVVANITYIITVLKGKTKAAGASVAHVGFGLMLLGILISSSKKEVLSVDKMNVLSGYFTKESGQNSRENLMLPKGLPVQMGPYFVTYRGDSISTVDKDKTLYIVEYERKATLDAEPTERFTLYPDAYLNVKGQEGITPNPDSKHYLTRDIFTYITAVPRKDIPADTLPYTPHVITQGDTVYFSKGFMVLESLNTKPKQKNYHPETGDIAVGADIYVHTRDNGDFRINPVYFIRDSSFQANVPDTVAPLSLAVKFTKILPNENKVQIELKETREPMDYIVLKALIFPHINVLWIGIIVMAVGFGMAMRQRMKSK, encoded by the coding sequence TTGGAATCGATCAAATACAATGGGGAGCACCTGCTTCCCGGTCAACTGGGCCATTTATTCAGCATCCTGGCGTTCGTCGCCTCCCTGGTGTCTGTAGTGGCTTACTTCATCAGCGTCAGGCAGACGGATGAGCTTAAGAAGGCTTCCTGGGCCAAAATAGGCCGCTGGGCGTTCTATACCCAGGCATTTTCCGTATTCGCCGTATTCGCCACACTTTACTACATCATTTCCAATCACTTATTCGAATATAAGTATGCCTGGCAGCACTCCGACCGCGACCTGGAAGTGAAATACCTCCTCAGCTGTTTCTGGGAAGGGCAGGAGGGCAGCTTCCTGCTCTGGAGCGTATGGCACAGCGTGCTGGGGATTATTCTCGTGAACACCTCGAAATCCTGGGAAGCTCCCGTGATGGCGGTCCTCGCATTTTCGCAGGTTTGCCTGGGCAGCATGCTCATCGGGATTTACGTTTTCGATTATAAAGTGGGCAGCAACCCCTTCCTCCTCATCCGGCAGGAAGACCCTTCGTTGCCTATCTTCAATAACCCGGATTACATGCAGTTCAAGCAGTTCATGGACGGAAACGGTCTGAACGCGCTGCTGAAGAACTACTGGATGGTGATCCACCCGCCGGTGCTCTTCCTCGGTTTCGCCGCCACTATCGTGCCATTCGCCTATGGCGTTGCCGGCCTCTGGACGCGCCGCTATACCGAATGGGTGAAACCCGCGCTCCCCTGGGCCCTCTTCGCCGGCATGGTGCTCGGCGTGGGCATCATGATGGGTGCGGCCTGGGCCTACGAATCGCTGACCTTCGGCGGTTACTGGGCATGGGACCCCGTAGAGAACGCCTCCATGGTTCCCTGGCTGACCCTCGTAGCCGGTATCCATACCATGCTGGCCTTCCGCCACTCCGGCCACGCCCTTAAATCGTCTTTCTTCTTCGTCATTATATCCTTCGTTTTCATCCTGTATTCCACTTTCCTGACCCGCAGCGGTATCCTCGGCCAAACCTCGGTGCACTCGTTTACCGACCTCGGCATGAGCGGCCAGCTCCTGGTGTTCATGGGCATATTCACCATCCCGGCCTTATGGATGCTGGTCGCCCGCGGAAAGCAGATCCCGCAGATGAAAAAGGAAGAAAGCACTTACTCCCGCGAGTTTTGGATGTTCGTTGGCGCCCTCGTGCTGCTGGTTTCCGCCCTGCACGTGACCTTCTTCACCTCCATCCCCGTTTGGAACAAACTGCTCGACCTCTCCGGCCTGCGCAAACTTTTCAATCTCGAAGAATTCGCGCCCCCGACCGATGTGATGCTGCATTACAACAAAGTGCAGATCTGGCTGGCGATCATCATCGCCCTGCTCACAGCTATCACCCAGTTCATGAAGTACAAGGATACCCCCAAAGGCGTGCTGGCGAAAAAACTGGCATGGCCTACGCTGATCTCCATCGCCATCGCGGTGCTGATCGGGTGGACGGGCCGCATCTTCTTCACCGACTACGGCGCGGGCTTCCTGCTGGGCGTTTACCTCATGCTCTTCGCCTGCGTGTATTCCGTAGTGGCCAACATCACTTATATTATTACCGTCCTGAAAGGCAAGACTAAAGCCGCCGGCGCCTCCGTGGCCCACGTGGGCTTCGGGCTCATGCTGCTGGGGATTCTCATCTCTTCCAGCAAGAAGGAGGTTTTGTCTGTCGATAAGATGAACGTGCTGAGTGGCTATTTCACGAAAGAAAGCGGCCAGAACTCCCGTGAAAACCTCATGCTCCCTAAAGGGCTGCCGGTGCAAATGGGACCGTATTTCGTAACCTATCGCGGTGATTCCATCTCCACGGTGGATAAGGATAAGACGCTCTATATCGTTGAATACGAACGCAAAGCGACGCTTGACGCCGAGCCCACCGAGCGCTTTACCCTCTATCCCGACGCGTATCTCAACGTGAAAGGGCAGGAAGGCATCACGCCGAATCCGGATTCCAAGCACTACCTGACGCGCGATATCTTCACCTACATCACCGCTGTGCCCCGGAAAGATATCCCGGCCGACACGCTGCCTTACACCCCGCACGTCATCACCCAGGGCGATACCGTGTACTTCTCGAAGGGCTTTATGGTGCTGGAGAGCCTCAATACCAAGCCGAAACAAAAGAATTATCATCCCGAAACGGGCGACATCGCCGTGGGAGCCGATATTTACGTACATACCCGCGACAACGGTGATTTCCGGATCAACCCGGTATATTTCATCCGCGACAGCAGCTTCCAGGCGAATGTGCCCGATACCGTGGCGCCCCTGAGCTTGGCGGTGAAGTTCACCAAGATCCTGCCGAACGAGAATAAGGTGCAGATCGAACTGAAAGAAACCCGCGAGCCGATGGATTACATCGTGCTGAAGGCGCTCATCTTCCCGCATATCAACGTGCTTTGGATCGGCATCATCGTGATGGCGGTAGGCTTCGGCATGGCGATGCGCCAGCGCATGAAGAGCAAATAA
- a CDS encoding response regulator transcription factor, translated as MKINILFVEDETDLGNVVSQYLEVMDASVTWCTNGPDALRTFQANPAAFDILLLDVSLPQMDGFQLAREVLKTAPDTSFLFLTARKEKQDRMQGLHIGADDYITKPFDIDELVLRIRNIVRRRTGGGPVVNCMHIGDVQYYKDSLKLRIPDRKDVTLTPREAELFEFLFKHSNRVVKREEILVQLWGDNDYFLGRSLDVFISRLRKLLQHSQKVTIENVYGLGYILKDQSRDAG; from the coding sequence ATGAAAATAAACATCCTTTTTGTGGAAGATGAAACCGACCTCGGTAATGTGGTAAGCCAATACCTGGAAGTGATGGATGCCTCCGTAACCTGGTGTACCAATGGCCCGGACGCGCTCCGCACCTTCCAGGCCAACCCCGCCGCATTCGATATCCTCCTGCTCGACGTAAGCCTGCCGCAGATGGACGGATTCCAGCTCGCGCGCGAAGTCCTGAAAACCGCGCCCGACACTTCTTTTCTTTTCCTGACCGCCCGGAAGGAAAAACAAGACCGCATGCAGGGGCTGCATATCGGGGCCGACGACTACATTACCAAACCCTTCGATATCGACGAACTGGTTTTGCGCATCCGCAATATCGTGCGGCGGCGCACCGGCGGCGGCCCTGTTGTCAACTGCATGCATATCGGGGACGTCCAATATTACAAAGACAGCCTGAAGCTCCGCATTCCCGACAGGAAAGACGTTACCCTTACCCCGCGCGAAGCCGAGCTTTTCGAATTCCTTTTCAAACATTCCAACAGGGTGGTGAAACGGGAAGAAATACTGGTACAATTATGGGGCGACAATGACTATTTCCTCGGACGCAGCCTCGATGTTTTCATTTCCCGGCTCCGCAAACTGCTGCAACATTCGCAAAAGGTAACGATCGAAAACGTTTATGGGCTGGGCTACATATTGAAAGACCAGTCCCGGGACGCGGGATAA
- a CDS encoding cytochrome c maturation protein CcmE produces MKKTSIILLVVIAVCVAGMVMMVGDFSTYETFATARKKEGKEIHVIGALDSTKSVIYDPAKDANYFSFHMKDKSGEISRVVFYGTRPTDFEKSTELVLTGRMVGTEFQCTKILMKCPSKYKDEQTAYSAQKDI; encoded by the coding sequence ATGAAGAAGACAAGTATTATTCTGCTCGTAGTTATTGCGGTATGCGTGGCTGGTATGGTTATGATGGTAGGTGATTTCAGCACTTACGAAACATTCGCCACCGCCCGTAAAAAGGAAGGAAAGGAAATTCACGTGATCGGCGCGCTCGACAGCACCAAATCCGTTATTTACGATCCCGCCAAAGACGCCAACTATTTCAGCTTTCACATGAAAGACAAAAGCGGCGAAATCAGCCGTGTCGTGTTCTACGGCACCCGGCCTACCGACTTCGAGAAATCCACCGAGCTGGTGCTCACCGGCCGGATGGTGGGTACTGAGTTCCAGTGCACCAAAATCCTTATGAAATGCCCGTCCAAATATAAAGACGAGCAAACCGCCTACAGCGCACAGAAAGACATTTAA
- a CDS encoding agmatinase family protein, whose translation MADLSKFDPNSPGLLSNNIFGLPFGEDDARLVLLPVPWEVTVSYNNGTARGPEHIFKASLQVDLYDTDTGTDGWKQGFFMRECDRQLLLRSDYLRKEAELYLKFLAEGGDVNDNDFMRRSVDDVNKGTEKMNAWVYEQTKGLLAKGKLVGLVGGDHSTPLGFFRAIGEHKGDFGILQIDAHADLRDSYEGFKYSHASIMYNALQEVPQLKKLVQVGLRDYCEGELELIRNSGGRITAYFDHDMKERMYEGEAWKSICDDIIQQLPQQVHISFDIDGLDPKLCPHTGTPVPGGLEAQQVYYLFRRVIESGRTIISFDLVEVSAGLDEWDANVGARILFKLCNLMVKSNV comes from the coding sequence ATGGCTGATCTCTCGAAATTTGATCCCAACTCCCCCGGCCTGCTGTCCAATAACATATTCGGACTGCCTTTCGGGGAAGACGATGCCCGGCTGGTGCTCCTCCCGGTGCCCTGGGAAGTGACGGTGTCCTACAACAACGGTACTGCCCGCGGGCCGGAACACATTTTCAAAGCCTCCCTGCAGGTGGACCTCTACGACACGGACACCGGCACCGACGGCTGGAAACAGGGCTTCTTCATGCGCGAATGCGACCGGCAGCTGCTGCTCCGGAGCGATTACCTCCGCAAGGAAGCCGAGCTTTACCTGAAATTCCTCGCTGAAGGCGGAGACGTGAACGACAACGACTTCATGCGCCGTTCGGTTGACGATGTGAACAAAGGGACCGAGAAAATGAATGCCTGGGTCTACGAACAGACGAAAGGCCTTCTCGCCAAAGGGAAACTGGTAGGCCTCGTAGGCGGCGACCACTCCACACCGCTGGGCTTCTTCCGCGCCATCGGCGAGCATAAGGGCGATTTCGGCATCCTCCAGATCGACGCGCACGCCGATCTCCGCGACAGCTACGAAGGTTTTAAATACTCCCACGCGTCCATCATGTACAACGCCCTGCAGGAAGTGCCGCAGCTCAAAAAGCTGGTGCAGGTAGGCCTCCGCGACTACTGCGAAGGGGAACTGGAGCTGATCCGCAACAGCGGCGGGCGCATTACGGCGTATTTCGACCACGACATGAAAGAGCGCATGTACGAAGGCGAGGCCTGGAAGAGCATTTGCGACGATATCATCCAGCAGCTGCCGCAGCAGGTACATATTTCTTTCGATATCGACGGACTGGACCCGAAGCTTTGTCCGCATACCGGCACCCCGGTGCCCGGGGGCCTCGAAGCGCAGCAGGTATATTACCTCTTCCGCCGCGTGATCGAAAGCGGGCGCACCATTATCAGCTTCGACCTGGTGGAGGTAAGCGCCGGGCTCGATGAGTGGGACGCCAACGTGGGCGCGCGCATCCTTTTCAAATTGTGTAACCTGATGGTTAAATCCAATGTATAA
- a CDS encoding YfiT family bacillithiol transferase produces MEDLRYPIGHFQPPAIITADHRKRYINDIRHLPSLIELAVQGLDEHQLQTPYRPGGWTVVQVVHHLADSHMNGFTRLKLALTEDNPTIKPYDEAAWAELPDVQYTPINISITLLHALHARWAAVLEHMEARHWDRTFFHPGNNASNTLAKHLANYSWHGLHHLAHIEKLKEREGWK; encoded by the coding sequence ATGGAAGATTTACGCTATCCCATCGGCCATTTCCAACCGCCGGCCATTATCACGGCGGATCACCGCAAACGCTACATCAACGACATCCGGCACCTGCCTTCGCTGATTGAGCTGGCGGTTCAGGGGCTCGACGAGCACCAGCTCCAGACGCCTTACCGCCCGGGAGGATGGACCGTGGTGCAGGTTGTCCACCACCTGGCGGATTCGCACATGAACGGCTTCACCCGGCTGAAACTGGCCCTCACGGAGGATAATCCCACCATTAAACCCTACGACGAAGCGGCCTGGGCCGAATTGCCCGACGTTCAGTACACACCCATCAACATATCCATCACCCTTCTCCACGCCTTGCATGCCCGCTGGGCAGCCGTACTGGAGCATATGGAAGCGCGCCATTGGGACCGGACCTTTTTCCATCCCGGCAACAACGCTTCCAATACGCTGGCAAAACACCTGGCTAATTACAGCTGGCATGGATTGCATCACCTGGCGCATATCGAAAAGCTAAAGGAAAGGGAAGGGTGGAAATAA
- a CDS encoding DUF5723 family protein: MRKKRLRYLIVCLIAAIPAQAQVFPGYHTSQFAGVHAVPFNPALAAGSRYKWDVNIIGADVKAGNTYYSFVKSSLLSGQEKMVRNVDYIPDTNATRKQYGWGSADVMLPSVLYSIDEKQSIAFTWRVRGSANAGGMETQIVNFFALNYPNPRFTNRNFASKFAAANGNAWNEFALSYARVIKDEGDHRWKAGISLKYLGGQASVYTVVRDASFTFNTTELADINSGRVHYGYNEELDQYTSKDNWSTVYSPFQNPGIGVDLGVVYEWRPDNDGFGSMHEGGPDWNPDADTWKARFGVSIVDIGGMSYRKSVPSANLDVTADNVLVRSLNKQRNESMRSYATRIATMFTPLENEDTYFMNLPTSLNMFGDINLNGRFFLSVSATVALNGGEKDDNKTNALTQFLVTPRFELKNLGLYLPVSVNRFGQADAGFALRAGPLVIGSASLFSNLSRQMINHADVFVALRIVPIRLGKWSWDKGSDGTYRKRRHNIGCPTI; encoded by the coding sequence ATGCGAAAAAAACGCCTCAGATATCTCATCGTGTGCCTGATTGCCGCTATCCCGGCGCAGGCGCAGGTCTTCCCGGGCTATCATACCAGTCAGTTCGCAGGCGTACATGCCGTACCCTTCAATCCCGCCCTCGCCGCAGGATCGCGGTACAAATGGGATGTGAACATCATCGGCGCGGATGTAAAAGCAGGTAATACGTATTATTCCTTTGTTAAATCATCTTTACTTTCCGGCCAGGAAAAAATGGTCAGGAACGTGGACTATATCCCCGACACCAACGCCACCCGCAAGCAATATGGCTGGGGCAGCGCGGATGTGATGCTGCCTTCCGTCCTGTATTCCATCGACGAAAAGCAATCAATTGCCTTCACCTGGCGCGTTCGCGGATCTGCTAATGCCGGCGGGATGGAAACGCAGATCGTCAACTTCTTCGCCCTCAACTATCCCAATCCCCGCTTCACCAACCGCAACTTCGCTTCCAAATTCGCCGCGGCCAACGGCAACGCCTGGAACGAATTCGCGCTCAGTTACGCCCGCGTCATCAAAGACGAAGGCGACCACCGCTGGAAAGCCGGCATCTCGCTGAAATACCTCGGCGGACAAGCCTCCGTTTACACTGTGGTCCGCGATGCGTCCTTCACCTTCAACACCACCGAGCTCGCCGATATCAACAGCGGGCGCGTGCATTACGGTTATAACGAAGAACTGGACCAATACACCAGCAAAGACAACTGGTCAACGGTGTACAGCCCTTTCCAAAACCCCGGCATCGGGGTAGACCTGGGAGTGGTGTACGAATGGCGGCCGGATAACGACGGTTTTGGCAGCATGCACGAAGGCGGGCCCGACTGGAACCCCGACGCGGATACCTGGAAAGCGCGCTTCGGCGTGTCGATCGTGGATATCGGCGGGATGTCGTACCGGAAATCAGTTCCATCCGCCAACCTCGATGTTACTGCAGACAATGTGCTCGTCCGGTCCCTGAACAAACAGCGCAACGAAAGCATGCGCAGCTACGCCACCCGGATCGCGACGATGTTTACGCCGCTGGAAAACGAGGACACCTATTTTATGAATCTACCGACATCGCTCAATATGTTCGGCGACATCAACCTGAACGGCCGCTTTTTCCTGAGCGTCAGCGCCACCGTGGCCCTGAACGGTGGGGAAAAAGACGACAACAAGACCAACGCCCTCACCCAGTTCCTGGTTACACCCCGCTTCGAGCTTAAAAACCTGGGCCTGTACCTACCTGTATCGGTGAACCGTTTCGGGCAGGCCGACGCCGGTTTCGCGCTGCGCGCGGGCCCCCTCGTGATCGGGTCCGCCTCCCTCTTTTCCAACCTCTCCCGCCAGATGATCAATCATGCGGATGTATTCGTAGCTTTGCGCATAGTTCCCATCCGTTTAGGCAAATGGTCGTGGGACAAGGGCAGCGACGGAACGTACCGCAAACGCCGGCACAACATCGGCTGCCCGACCATATAG
- a CDS encoding radical SAM protein, with protein MNVSPYIMYSDGKGNIFEDTSLYVVGRSGWDAFPIPEDEWIELPEGGNLYELPGRRGIGIDVKTGEMRLCEKGWAVAAFIPPAHTGFYLAAYETLPDAPTLPLFCYTAAGWHNEKFYVPAVRIEQDIRQECGGFSDNKVKSGVEDMITAYPHNRLVQHLANNCALTYHCPAARNYFMGRWECPIPSSPACNANCIGCISFQPEDETIVSTQDRLTFKPTAEEIVEFTVPHLESAPYPIVSFGQGCEGEPLLMWETIRESILEIRKHTDKGSININTNGSKPNAVRELCKAGLNSIRVSLNSVREHIYTPYYRPNNYQFSDILESIKVVREHGGWASINYFVFPGMTDTVEEYEALRTVIRETGLNMIQWRNFNIDPDWYLGKIGVTETGDVLGIKQLMELIREEFPEVKFGYYNPPMERIKGNYEADFAHV; from the coding sequence ATGAACGTTTCTCCTTATATAATGTATTCAGACGGCAAGGGCAACATTTTCGAGGACACCTCGCTATATGTTGTGGGCCGCAGCGGTTGGGACGCGTTTCCCATCCCCGAAGACGAATGGATCGAGCTGCCCGAGGGAGGCAACCTGTATGAACTACCCGGCCGCCGCGGCATCGGGATCGACGTGAAGACCGGCGAAATGCGCCTCTGCGAAAAAGGATGGGCCGTGGCGGCATTCATCCCGCCCGCGCATACCGGCTTCTACCTGGCCGCCTATGAAACGCTGCCAGACGCGCCCACCCTCCCGCTTTTCTGTTATACGGCAGCCGGCTGGCACAACGAAAAGTTCTATGTGCCCGCCGTGCGCATCGAGCAGGATATCCGGCAGGAATGCGGCGGTTTCAGCGATAACAAAGTGAAATCCGGCGTGGAAGACATGATCACCGCCTACCCGCACAACCGCCTCGTGCAACACCTGGCGAACAACTGCGCGCTGACGTATCACTGTCCTGCCGCCCGGAACTATTTCATGGGCCGCTGGGAATGCCCCATCCCCTCTTCCCCCGCCTGCAACGCCAACTGCATCGGCTGTATTTCGTTCCAGCCGGAAGACGAGACCATCGTATCCACGCAGGACCGCCTCACCTTCAAGCCTACGGCAGAAGAGATCGTGGAGTTCACCGTTCCGCACCTGGAGTCGGCGCCCTATCCCATCGTGAGCTTCGGGCAGGGTTGCGAAGGCGAGCCGCTGCTCATGTGGGAAACCATCCGCGAATCGATCCTCGAAATCCGCAAGCATACAGATAAAGGCAGCATCAACATCAACACCAACGGCAGCAAGCCCAATGCGGTGCGCGAGCTCTGCAAGGCAGGCCTCAACAGCATCCGCGTGAGCCTCAACTCCGTTCGCGAACATATCTACACACCGTATTACCGCCCCAACAACTACCAGTTTTCCGATATCCTGGAAAGCATCAAGGTGGTGCGGGAACATGGCGGCTGGGCTTCCATCAACTACTTCGTGTTTCCGGGTATGACCGATACCGTAGAGGAATATGAAGCCCTCCGCACCGTGATCCGGGAAACCGGGCTGAATATGATCCAGTGGCGGAATTTCAACATCGATCCGGACTGGTACCTCGGCAAAATCGGTGTTACCGAAACGGGCGATGTGCTGGGCATTAAGCAGCTCATGGAGCTTATCCGCGAGGAGTTCCCCGAAGTGAAATTCGGCTACTACAACCCGCCTATGGAACGCATCAAAGGCAATTACGAAGCGGATTTCGCACACGTATAA
- a CDS encoding NUDIX hydrolase, whose amino-acid sequence MKILNWKLLQSEYLFREPWLTVRKDTCETPSGVLVPSYYVLEYPDWVNAMAMTDDGKVLLVRQYRHAIGKVLLEIPGGVIDAEDASPEVAMRRELLEETGYAFNEMHFLGVISPNPSTNTNLTHMYLATGGKKVQEQQLDFNEEIEVEAVTVAELETRLKNNEFLQALHASCLFYGLMKWKELQATPVVHLPR is encoded by the coding sequence ATGAAGATTTTGAACTGGAAACTATTGCAATCCGAGTACCTGTTCCGCGAACCCTGGCTCACGGTACGGAAAGACACATGTGAAACGCCGTCGGGCGTATTGGTACCATCGTATTATGTGCTGGAATACCCCGACTGGGTAAACGCCATGGCCATGACGGACGATGGGAAAGTACTGCTGGTGCGGCAATACCGCCACGCCATCGGCAAAGTGCTGCTGGAAATTCCCGGCGGTGTGATCGATGCGGAAGACGCTTCTCCCGAAGTTGCCATGCGGCGCGAGCTGCTGGAGGAAACAGGATATGCTTTTAATGAAATGCATTTTCTCGGGGTGATTTCTCCCAACCCTTCCACCAATACCAACCTCACGCATATGTACCTGGCCACCGGCGGGAAAAAAGTGCAGGAGCAACAACTCGATTTTAATGAAGAGATCGAGGTGGAAGCAGTAACGGTGGCGGAACTGGAAACGCGTTTGAAGAACAACGAATTCCTGCAGGCGCTGCATGCCAGCTGTCTTTTCTACGGATTGATGAAGTGGAAAGAACTGCAGGCTACCCCTGTGGTACATCTCCCACGATAA
- a CDS encoding glutamate ligase domain-containing protein, whose protein sequence is MVISETQAGPEGVFREVADLHNAPILFADQQYKILRSNADPETLTVTVASNTGEPETTYRLDLPGHYQEKNLLGVLAGVNILRQEGYKLTHEAVENGLANVKRLTGLGGRWEVVGRHPYTVLDVGHNEAGIRAILEQLALVTYDKLHIVTGFVKDKDVPTALRLLPSNATYYFTRAQIPRALDETELLEMANKEGLRGNAYPNVPAAFEAAQAVAGKDDMILVCGSCFIVGDVPQG, encoded by the coding sequence GTGGTGATCAGTGAAACGCAGGCGGGGCCTGAAGGCGTTTTCCGCGAAGTAGCGGATCTGCATAACGCACCGATTTTATTTGCCGACCAGCAATACAAAATCCTCCGCAGCAATGCCGACCCGGAAACGCTCACCGTCACCGTCGCATCCAACACCGGAGAGCCGGAAACCACCTACCGCCTCGATTTGCCGGGGCACTACCAGGAAAAGAATTTATTGGGTGTACTGGCCGGGGTGAACATCCTCCGGCAGGAAGGCTATAAACTAACGCACGAAGCAGTAGAAAATGGGCTGGCGAACGTAAAAAGACTGACTGGCCTCGGCGGCAGATGGGAAGTAGTGGGCCGCCATCCGTACACCGTGCTGGACGTAGGCCATAACGAGGCCGGCATCCGCGCGATCCTCGAACAGCTCGCGCTGGTGACGTACGACAAACTCCATATTGTGACGGGTTTCGTGAAGGATAAAGATGTGCCCACCGCGCTGCGGCTCCTGCCGTCCAACGCCACGTATTACTTTACCCGCGCCCAGATCCCCCGCGCGCTGGACGAAACCGAACTGCTCGAAATGGCCAATAAAGAAGGATTGCGCGGGAATGCTTATCCCAACGTGCCCGCTGCTTTCGAAGCCGCGCAGGCCGTTGCGGGGAAGGATGACATGATCCTCGTTTGCGGCAGCTGTTTTATCGTGGGAGATGTACCACAGGGGTAG